In one window of Phyllopteryx taeniolatus isolate TA_2022b chromosome 23, UOR_Ptae_1.2, whole genome shotgun sequence DNA:
- the LOC133472429 gene encoding leucine-rich repeat and fibronectin type-III domain-containing protein 4-like, whose protein sequence is MPAPPTLNPSRQKHLPHTHPRPDRQAENSIFPPSILSLSHTPRLVSSPPSTSHVIPCAGLGASKRTLASGVPFPAFHWLTLVTCCLLPSLIGAGETWGVVSACPFHCVCRNLSESLSTLCADKGLLFVPPHVDRRTVELRLADNFITEVGGTDFVNMTGLVDLTLSRNTIHLIRPMAFADLESLRSLHLDGNRLTIVGPRDLAGLVNLQHLIVNNNQLVKVSVQAFDDFLLTLEDLDMSYNNLRKVPWESIQNMASLHTMNLDHNLIDHIAEGVFGELYKLARLDMTSNRLRTLPPDSLFARSQTGAISPTPYNAVISLNFGGNPLHCNCELLWLRRLIRSDDMETCATPIHLAGRYFWSIPEEEFTCEPPLITRHTHKLWVLEGQRATLKCRAIGDPEPVVHWVSPDDRIIANSSRTSSFNNGTLDMVVTVARDDGPYTCIAINAAGEATATVDLKIIPLPHRGGAGGNTGNNNVNNRNVTNGILRTDPGSSDISTGKTGGINNGVARGGDAEDGKKGGAGDEGDSGRANEEERAEGGGEEEDEEDEEARRTVGVQGITSTSAQVRWDLGRLPGAHVVWMYQIQYNCTADETLIYRILPSTSDRFLLKNLVSGVDYNLCVLAIFDDSVTALAATKVLGCTTFSTKDVYPACSSLQAHFLGGTLTILVGGVVVVTLLMFTVALMVRHRVCEHSDRILCHNSGEEAGVGLCGQGGGVVARDKGGDCSGCYQSNGSGDTMMVVLPNGLPSKRTGERGKDKEPAESDSSLPPKLPPKPRFKPKVNLEHFLSAGGVVSTMAGAGGEMALVVRQRKLEKAPPYTAESDRTLLDYSPCVSSTLPRQSRFRESPKPRLERELTNRASFSLAAPLRDSDMLAWRITSPGRDKWNSSQAYQSPISPLNAACGTVSKRRHSLDMGSSVALATDAAATVAKRYGAISYAKRLSVIWTRRSQSLHGMLVQCASATSTGSSTASDEGEGAGPFGGRCEFQRGYIHAYSTTDSNSNTGTAIARGSAGRDRGREKGKDGKSAEELEESVV, encoded by the exons ATGCCTGCCCCCCCAACCCTAAACCCCAGCAGACAGAAGCACCTGCCTCACACGCATCCCCGCCCTGATCGACAGGCAGAAAATTCCAtcttccctccatccatcctctcGCTTTCTCACACCCCACGTCTCGTCTCATCCCCGCCCTCGACATCCCACGTCATCCCCTGCGCCGGTTTGGGAGCCTCGAAAAGAACACTCGCGAGCGGCGTCCCGTTCCCGGCTTTTCACTGGCTGACCCTGGTCACATGCTGCCTGCTGCCCTCCCTGATTGGAGCGGGGGAGACGTGGGGCGTCGTGTCAGCCTGCCCTTTCCACTGCGTGTGTCGGAACCTCTCCGAATCGCTCAGCACGCTGTGCGCCGACAAGGGTCTCCTGTTTGTTCCCCCGCACGTCGACCGGCGTACTGTCGAGCTGCGGCTGGCTGACAACTTCATCACAGAAGTGGGAGGAACCGACTTTGTCAACATGACCGGATTGGTCGATTTGACTCTGTCCAGAAACACAATTCACCTGATTCGACCGATGGCCTTTGCTGATCTGGAGAGTCTACGCTCCTTGCATCTCGATG GTAATCGTTTAACAATAGTCGGCCCCAGGGACCTGGCAGGGTTGGTCAATCTACAACATCTGATTGTCAATAACAATCAGTTGGTCAAAGTGTCAGTGCAGGCTTTTGACGACTTCTTACTCACATTAGAGGATCTCGACATGTCCTACAACAACCTCCGAAA GGTACCGTGGGAGTCCATTCAGAATATGGCCAGTCTCCACACTATGAACCTGGACCACAACCTCATCGACCACATCGCGGAGGGAGTCTTTGGAGAGTTGTATAAGCTCGCCAGGCTGGATATGACCTCCAACCGGCTCAGGACCCTACCGCCCGACTCGCTCTTTGCAAG GTCCCAGACTGGTGCAATAAGCCCCACCCCTTACAACGCTGTCATTAGTctgaattttggggggaatccGCTGCACTGCAACTGTGAACTGCTGTGGCTCCGACGGCTTATCCGCAGTGACGACATGGAGACCTGCGCCACACCAATCCACCTGGCCGGAAG GTACTTCTGGTCGATTCCTGAGGAGGAGTTTACATGTGAGCCCCCTCTTATCACCCGCCACACTCACAAGCTGTGGGTGCTGGAAGGCCAGAGGGCCACCCTCAAGTGCCGCGCCATCGGAGACCCGGAGCCCGTGGTGCACTGGGTGTCACCAGACGATCGCATCATTGCAAACTCATCCCGGACCAGCTCCTTCAATAATGGAACTTTGGATATGGTAGTGACAGTGGCCCGGGATGACGGGCCATACACGTGCATCGCAATAAACGCAGCGGGAGAAGCGACTGCCACTGTAGACCTGAAAATAATACCTCTCCCTCACCGGGGTGGAGCAGGTGGAAACACAGGAAATAACAATGTGAACAACAGGAACGTAACTAATGGGATTTTACGAACTGATCCGGGATCCTCGGATATCAGCACTGGGAAAACAGGCGGAATAAACAACGGCGTGGCACGCGGAGGCGACGCGGAGGACGGGAAAAAAGGTGGCGCCGGAGATGAAGGTGACAGCGGCAGGGCGAACGAAGAGGAGAGGGCTGAGGGCGggggcgaggaggaggacgaggaggacgaaGAAGCCAGGAGGACGGTCGGAGTACAAGGAATAACGTCCACCTCGGCTCAGGTCCGGTGGGATTTGGGACGTTTGCCTGGAGCTCACGTTGTGTGGATGTATCAGATACAATACAACTGCACGGCCGATGAAACCCTCATCTACAG GATCCTGCCATCCACCAGCGACCGCTTCCTGTTGAAGAACTTGGTCTCCGGAGTGGATTACAACTTGTGCGTGCTGGCCATTTTCGATGACTCCGTCACAGCGCTGGCGGCGACAAAGGTCCTCGGCTGCACCACCTTCTCCACCAAGGACGTTTATCCCGCCTGCAGTTCTCTCCAGGCTCATTTCCTGGGAGGAACGCTGACCATCTTAGTGGGCGgcgtggtggtggtcaccctCCTCATGTTCACCGTCGCGTTGATGGTTCGCCATCGGGTGTGCGAACATTCCGACCGCATCCTGTGTCACAACAGCGGCGAAGAGGCAGGAGTCGGGCTTTGCGGTCAGGGCGGTGGCGTGGTGGCCCGGGATAAAGGAGGAGACTGCAGCGGGTGCTACCAGTCCAACGGTTCTGGTGACACGATGATGGTGGTCCTGCCTAACGGGCTGCCTTCCAAGAGAACAGGGGAGCGCGGAAAGGACAAGGAGCCCGCAGAGTCCGATTCTTCTCTGCCGCCAAAACTCCCCCCCAAGCCGAGGTTCAAGCCGAAGGTCAACCTGGAGCACTTTCTTTCGGCCGGGGGCGTGGTCTCCACCATGGCGGGGGCAGGAGGGGAGATGGCCTTGGTGGTGCGGCAGAGGAAGCTGGAGAAAGCACCGCCGTACACTGCGGAAAGTGACAGGACTCTGCTCGACTACTCCCCCTGCGTCTCATCCACCCTGCCTCGCCAGTCACGCTTTAGGGAAAGCCCGAAACCTCGTCTGGAGCGAGAGCTGACCAACCGTGCCAGCTTCTCCCTGGCAGCACCCCTGCGAGACTCTGATATGCTGGCCTGGAGGATTACTTCCCCCGGAAGGGACAAATGGAACTCCTCTCAGGCTTATCAGAGCCCCATATCCCCTCTCAACGCCGCCTGCGGGACAGTCAGCAAGCGGCGCCACTCGCTGGACATGGGCTCCTCTGTCGCCCTAGCGACCGACGCGGCCGCAACTGTGGCCAAACGCTACGGCGCCATCAGCTACGCCAAGCGGCTGAGCGTGATCTGGACCAGGCGCAGCCAGTCGCTCCACGGAATGCTGGTGCAGTGCGCCTCCGCCACGAGCACCGGCTCTTCCACCGCCAGCGACGAGGGCGAAGGCGCCGGGCCGTTTGGGGGGCGATGCGAGTTTCAACGTGGATACATCCACGCTTACAGCACCACCGACTCCAACTCTAACACCGGGACCGCGATTGCGAGAGGGAGCGCCGGAAGAGACAGGGGGAGGGAGAAAGGGAAGGATGGAAAAAGCGctgaagagctggaggaaagtGTTGTGTAG